A stretch of DNA from Streptomyces spiramyceticus:
GCTCACGGCAGCATGCCTGTGCCTGCTCTGGGCTGTCGCGCTGGCGGCGCATCTGTCGGGTCTACGCGACGCTCAGCGCAGCGCAGATCATCTGGTCGGCAGGACGGCGATCGTCGTCTTCAGCACCGACCGACTGAGCATGACCGGTCGCGGACTGCAGGTGAAAGATCTCGGAGAGCAGGTGCACTACCGCTACCGGTACACCGGGCTGAGGCTCATAATCGAGCGCGGCGGGCGCTATCACGCCGTCGCTGTGGGCTGGCAGCATGACACTGACTCGACTTATGTAATCCGAGAAACCGACGACATACGCGTCGAACTCATGCCGGGGGCCCGATGACGGCAGATGGCGTCATGCCGGGTAGCGGCAGCGAGTCGCCGAGATGCTCGGCTCCCAGTTCCCCAAGGTCAAACAGCTGCTGCGGGCGGCGAAGGACGACCTGACCGCCTTCGCCGCCTTCCCCACCCGGCATTGGAAGAAGATCCAGTCCACGAACCCCGTGGAGCGAATCAACCGAGAGATCAGCGCCGGACCGACGTCGTCCAGGTCTTCCCCAACCCCGCCGGCCTGGGCTGGTCACCGCCGTGCTGGTCGAGATGCACGACGAAAGGATCGCCTGCCCCCGACGCTACCTGCCCGAAGGCAGCTTGAACGGCCTGTACCGCGACGACCCCCACCACCGACACCCCCGCCCTCCCGGCCAACTCGAGGACTGATCGACTACACCACCACAGGGAACATGACCACGGCCCCGGCCAGGCACCCCGGCCAGCGTGAAATGCCGCCGTACTGATGCTCGTTGGTGCGGAGCCTGCTGCACTCGTCGGCGCATGGGCGCAGCGTATGGCGGGCCAAGGCGCGTATCGAAGGTGGTTCCGGACCGGTTGTCAGACCGCTGGGCTACGTTCACTCCATGACGGAATTCGTACTAGTGGCAGGCACTTGGCTCGGATCCTGGGCGTGGGACGAGGTGGTGCCGCAGCTGCGTGCGGCCGGTCACGGTGCCCACCCGTTGACGTTGTCCGGCCTCGCAGACAAGCAGGGCGCGTCGGCCGGGCAGCAGACTCACGTCCAGGACATCGTTGACGAGGTCGAACGCCAGGATCTGCGCGACGTCGTCCTGGTCGGGCACAGCTACTCGGGCATACCGGTCGGTCAGGCCGCCGAGCGGATCGGTGACCGGCTGGCCCACGTGGTCTTCGTCGACGCCAGTGTTCCGACCGACGGCGAGTCGTTCGTATCCGCCTGGTGGGAGGGTCCGGCGAAGCTGGAGGCTTCGATCGCCGGGAACGGCGGCTTCTGGGCACCGCTGGACGCGCCCGACTACGACGGCCAGGGCCTTACCGATGAGCAAGTCGCACGGATCGTGGGCGGCTCGACGCCGCACCCGGGTGCCTCACTGGCCGAGCCGGCCGTGCTGGCACGGCCACTTGGCGAGCTTCCGGCGACGTACATCAAGTGCTTGCTCGACGGTGCCGAGCCGAGTGACGACGTGGCCAAGCTGCTGACGAGTGATCGCTGGCGGCTTGTCGAGATGGACACCGGCCACTGGCCGATGTTCTCCCAACCGCACGAACTGGCGCGGATCTTCCTGGACGCCGTCGGGGAGTGACCGCAGTTCCAGGCTGATGGACTCCTCTGGGTGTGCATCAACTGCGCTGGCGGCAGCTCTTGTTGATGGCTGGTGAAGGGCATTTCCCAGGTTCCGTCTATCAGCTGCCGCCGGGTCCGT
This window harbors:
- a CDS encoding alpha/beta fold hydrolase, coding for MTEFVLVAGTWLGSWAWDEVVPQLRAAGHGAHPLTLSGLADKQGASAGQQTHVQDIVDEVERQDLRDVVLVGHSYSGIPVGQAAERIGDRLAHVVFVDASVPTDGESFVSAWWEGPAKLEASIAGNGGFWAPLDAPDYDGQGLTDEQVARIVGGSTPHPGASLAEPAVLARPLGELPATYIKCLLDGAEPSDDVAKLLTSDRWRLVEMDTGHWPMFSQPHELARIFLDAVGE